One genomic region from Ptychodera flava strain L36383 chromosome 5, AS_Pfla_20210202, whole genome shotgun sequence encodes:
- the LOC139133988 gene encoding uncharacterized protein: protein MTDSLSFQTRLWLINNYHVVPGEETTLKDITQHIEWATQHSNLQSVRQENRVGSFIREIWADQISIKRRFIPHTKQRTRIYTNLSKINKDSSSPDMHYMTWNRLKYYSPSGWSVASINEDCVAWIKMSTNEDTVNSCRILTEVHIRRNGDNLSVVVKYGSHSINLDDIGFQASEFFSAEGITSQNINALLTMVCNTALCPGIEWHEHSGMKFIKTEVWKTSEKEILRLRSSDCELFCKNFSTYCTKCHYLKRRLHAKRALHDIDSNNTKRNMESMDREELMDKIKEEKRLRRNAEAREKYLRKKLHDEMIEFGTEDHEDFKKMLQLIDEKRLGSDMKILLQQQKQCLKQKSVNAYRWHPRIIRLCLSIYSRSPHAYDELAKVLILPSKRTLVYKKNKNPQEPGWTFASMQDLKRAADDKGLKDVDRYGGLCFDEMAIQSDLQLIKSQGKSKLVGVVSLGDAAEDLDHLMKGEINVQTATHVLQFVFIGDGGFRYPVAHFPTKECSPAILYRVFWDGVQMLLKAGFHVYWSCCDGGESNRGFINLHFKETTPRDSNFTTRNPLTGGKMIFIMDPKHNIKKIRNNLEKSRRTGKSVLKYNGHEIVWNHWYNTYTEDQRANSIVVHERLTEEHFDLNAKSKMRNHLAEDVLDRKMLFAMQAYKRSLIERRGEDVSYLNGSIQLLSHTSKLVSFVNDIKNPVRDTADTRLKDSRNFLTYLDTWHKSEQPTHFISSKLYFDLQSHIIGFEQLCKYKLDLFPGSTIMPGIVNQDVVENIFCQARSHHGQNNNPTYDKYCKSQNTIIFGQNSISRKGNASVTF, encoded by the exons ATGACCGATTCACTAAGTTTCCAGACAAGGCTGTG GTTGATAAACAACTACCATGTTGTACCGGGTGAAGAAACAACTCTGAAGGATATCACACAGCACATAGAATGGGCAACCCAACATTCTAACCTTCAAAGTGTCAGACAAGAGAACAGAGTTGGCAGTTTCATACGAGAAATATGGGCTGATCAAATAAGTATCAAAAGGCGTTTCATTCCTCACACTAAACAACGGACAAGAATATACACCAACCTTAGTAAGATCAACAAGGACAGTTCATCACCAGATATGCATTATATGACATGGAATCGACTAAAATATTACAGTCCATCTGGTTGGAGTGTAGCATCAATAAATGAGGACTGTGTGGCTTGgatcaaaatgtcaacaaacGAAGATACTGTGAATTCTTGTAGAATTCTGACAGAAGTCCACATCCGTAGGAACGGAGATAACTTATCTGTAGTTGTGAAGTATGGTAGTCATTCGATTAATTTGGATGACATTGGCTTTCAAGCATCAGAATTTTTCTCAGCTGAAGGTATTACTTCTCAAAATATAAATGCTCTGCTAACAATGGTTTGTAACACTGCCCTGTGTCCTGGGATTGAGTGGCATGAGCACTCAGGtatgaaatttatcaaaacagaAGTGTGGAAGACATCAGAGAAGGAAATACTACGGTTACGAAGCAGTGACTGCGAGTTGTTCTGCAAAAACTTTTCAACGTACTGCACAAAATGCCATTACTTAAAGAGGCGACTTCATGCAAAGCGTGCATTGCATGATATTGACTCGAACAACACCAAAAGGAATATGGAATCAATGGATAGGGAAGAGCTAAtggacaaaatcaaagaagAAAAGAGATTAAGGAGAAATGCAGAAGCAAGAGAAAAGTACCTGAGGAAGAAACTACATGATGAGATGATAGAATTTGGTACTGAAGATCATGAAGATTTCAAAAAGATGCTCCAGTTAATTGATGAAAAGCGGCTAGGGAGTGACATGAAGATCTTGTTGCAACAGCAGAAACaatgtttgaaacaaaagagtGTGAATGCATATCGGTGGCATCCCCG AATCATTCGTTTATGTTTGAGTATATACTCCAGGAGCCCCCATGCTTATGACGAACTTGCCAAAGTATTAATTTTGCCGAGTAAGAGAACCCTTGtctacaagaaaaataaaaacccACAGGAACCAG GTTGGACTTTTGCATCTATGCAAGACCTGAAAAGAGCAGCTGATGATAAAGGGCTGAAGGATGTTGATAGATATGGAGGCCTGTGTTTCGACGAAATGGCAATTCAG tcTGACTTGCAACTTATTAAGAGTCAAGGAAAGTCTAAATTAGTCGGTGTAGTGTCACTGGGCGATGCTGCAGAGGATTTGGATCACCTGATGAAAG GTGAAATCAATGTACAGACTGCTACGCACGTACTTCAGTTTGTGTTTATTGGAGATGGTGGATTTAGATATCCTGTCGCCCATTTTCCAACGAAAGAATGCTCCCCAGCAATTCTATACAGAGTCTTCTGGGATGGTGTGCAAATGCTTCTGAAAGCTGGTTTCCA tgtgtACTGGTCTTGCTGTGATGGGGGTGAGAGTAATCGTGGCTTCATCAACCTCCATTTCAAAGAAACAACACCAAGGGATAGTAATTTCACAACAAGAAATCCTCTAACTGGAGgcaaaatgatatttattatgGATCCAAAG cataacattaaaaaaatcaggaACAACCTTGAAAAAAGCAGAAGAACAGGGAAATCTGTATTAAAGTACAACGGCCATGAGATAGTATGGAACCACTGGTACAATACTTACACAGAGGATCAAAGGGCAAACTCCATTGTGGTGCATGAACGGCTAACAGAGGAACATTTTGACCTAAATGCAAAGTCGAAAATGAGGAACCACCTGGCAGAAGACGTGCTGGATAGAAAAATGCTGTTCGCTATGCAG GCCTACAAAAGATCTCTAATTGAACGAAGAGGAGAGGATGTCTCTTATCTGAACGGGTCAATACAGCTACTGTCACACACCAGCAAACTTGTATCTTTCGTAAATGATATAAAAAATCCAGTGAGAGACACTGCAGACACAAGGCTAAAAGACTCACGCAATTTTTTGACTTACCTTGACACATGGCATAAATCAGAACAGCCTACACACTTCATTTCCAGCAAGCTTTATTTTGATTTACAATCACACATTATTGGCTTTGAACAACTGTGTAAGTATAAACTTGATCTCTTCCCAGGTTCAACAATAATGCCTGGCATTGTGAACCAAGACGTTGtcgaaaatatattttgtcaagCTAGATCACACCATGGTCAAAACAACAACCCTACCTATGACAAGTACTGTAAATCTCAAAACACTATAATCTTTGGACAAAACTCTATCAGTAGAAAGGGTAATGCTAGCGTAACCTTTTAA
- the LOC139133987 gene encoding uncharacterized protein, whose protein sequence is MLSSRIFDIICIIAQSCRGNSLPFGGIQVVGVGDFYQLPPVPDYNDPGQYAFQSELWSSTFKHSVLLKTVFRQQGQGQLLQALNSIRIGQCDQTTEQFLKSLRRPLPNQTSSQAVHIYFTNIDVNYHNMCELDKMPGQCHVFKAVDDGNRHEVEKACVAPKILQLKQGAPVMLLYNLSKDLHNGSIGTFEGTDENGNPLVSFQSRGMECSVPHRIWTIKNEDGLEIGRRQQYPLKLCWAVTSHKSQGQTLPAVIIHAGSEFVSGQLYVALSRAKSPDNVQLTSFSPERMLPVNETVTLFYSNLTTDEDIPIQFSCCKEDQSDIVRVIMGETNEVDDRDEDTLVRDLYGGEDEDEQTTVVDLRDVFANMERRGKELEDLPCDFSTSDFLNSLKDNSPYAEEMNTLSWEINSLIDELHLEANQESLSLFIRIQWLKVYVETKKNIETSDKLRMKRTEFTNMAGNVHRLLNEESLRKEAALLFKISESEMVTAHYTLLTNMMIKIHDLQMHHLATRITSTTPQEAPEILNVDSMGSDGKGKIRYVAGWTVKKELEKSRKYIRTCVSSADRKVRDNTRVEYQCKQALDYLTVPESVIHRDSNYPETLKVIDCRQYAKHGLIHVTDNTYLFFLNLEQQRIKLMNIHNFKQQAEFLVQNVQEQLLQNSDLYNQFETTYIASQDNTFSEETIQQVFARLITRYVRMGAGQFLKDFRREWQIKKTEAHRKKIAIRTGKKRKAEAKIPLDEIIQDRTPGRIKSHHQLHTMISHHADIFATPIYKKEELMQLAEAYDIIVPSKIVKQELSRLLKEKIDEVHCIPNAWVFDRFNVQPMDKDSETSGRIVMRLQRS, encoded by the coding sequence ATGTTAAGCTCTAGAATTTTTGATATCATATGTATTATTGCACAGTCTTGTAGAGGAAATAGTCTGCCATTTGGAGGAATACAAGTCGTTGGTGTTGGTGATTTTTATCAACTCCCTCCTGTTCCAGACTACAATGATCCAGGCCAATATGCATTTCAATCGGAGCTGTGGTCATCCACATTTAAGCACTCAGTACTACTGAAGACTGTGTTTAGACAGCAGGGGCAAGGTCAGCTTCTTCAAGCTTTGAACAGCATAAGAATTGGACAATGTGATCAAACAACTGAACAGTTCTTGAAATCATTAAGGAGACCTTTACCAAACCAAACATCTTCACAAGCAGTGCACATTTACTTCACAAACATTGATGTTAACTACCATAACATGTGTGAACTGGACAAAATGCCAGGTCAGTGTCACGTGTTTAAGGCAGTGGATGATGGCAACAGACATGAAGTAGAAAAAGCTTGTGTTGCTCCCAAGATCTTGCAACTTAAACAGGGTGCACCCGTGATGCTGCTATATAACTTATCAAAGGACTTGCACAATGGCAGCATTGGCACCTTTGAAGGGACTGATGAAAATGGGAATCCACTTGTATCATTTCAAAGCAGGGGAATGGAATGCAGTGTACCACACAGAATTTGGACCATCAAAAATGAGGATGGACTTGAAATAGGAAGACGCCAGCAATATCCCCTCAAGCTCTGCTGGGCGGTGACTTCACACAAATCCCAGGGACAGACACTACCTGCTGTGATTATTCATGCTGGCAGTGAGTTTGTGAGCGGCCAGTTATATGTTGCTTTGTCAAGAGCAAAATCACCAGATAATGTACAGCTAACTAGTTTCTCACCAGAGAGAATGCTGCCAGTAAATGAAACTGTGACTTTGTTTTACAGCAATCTCACCACAGATGAAGATATTCCCATACAGTTCTCATGTTGCAAAGAAGATCAGTCTGACATTGTCAGAGTAATAATGGGAGAAACAAATGAAGTTGATGATCGTGACGAGGATACATTAGTACGAGACCTGTATGGAGGGGAGGATGAAGATGAGCAAACTACAGTGGTAGATCTTCGAGATGTCTTTGCAAACATGGAAAGAAGAGGAAAAGAATTAGAAGACTTACCATGTGATTTCAGTACATCAGACTTTTTAAACAGTCTTAAAGATAACTCACCATATGCTGAAGAAATGAACACACTCTCCTGGGAAATCAATTCACTTATTGATGAACTACATCTGGAAGCAAATCAGGAATCACTCTCATTGTTCATAAGAATTCAGTGGTTAAAAGTGTATGTTGAAACCAagaaaaacattgaaacaaGTGACAAGCTGAGAATGAAGAGGACTGAATTTACAAATATGGCAGGCAATGTGCACAGATTGCTGAATGAAGAGAGTCTGAGGAAGGAAGCTGCCTTgctgttcaaaatttctgaatCAGAAATGGTCACTGCACACTACACACTTCTCACAAACATGATGATAAAAATACATGATTTACAAATGCATCATCTTGCTACAAGAATCACAAGCACAACACCACAGGAAGCACCAGAGATCCTCAACGTTGATAGTATGGGAAGTGATGGAAAAGGGAAGATAAGATATGTTGCAGGATGGACAGTGAAGAAGGAGTTAGAGAAAAGTAGGAAGTATATACGGacctgtgtatcatctgcagacAGAAAAGTACGCGACAACACTAGAGTTGAATACCAGTGTAAGCAAGCTCTGGATTACCTCACCGTACCCGAAAGTGTAATTCATAGAGACAGTAACTACCCAGAAACCCTAAAGGTTATTGATTGCCGTCAATACGCCAAACACGGTTTAATACATGTTACTGacaatacatatttattttttcttaacCTGGAGCAACAGCGAATTAAACTCATGAACATTCACAACTTCAAGCAACAGGCAGAGTTTCTGGTGCAAAATGTGCAAGAACAACTACTCCAGAACAGTGACCTGTATAATCAGTTTGAAACTACATATATTGCAAGTCAGGATAACACCTTCAGTGAAGAAACCATCCAGCAAGTGTTTGCAAGACTTATCACACGATACGTGCGTATGGGTGCTGGGCAGTTTTTGAAGGACTTCAGAAGAGAGTGGCAAATAAAGAAGACAGAGGcacacaggaaaaaaatcgcaataaggacaggaaaaaaaagaaaagctgaAGCCAAGATTCCCCTTGATGAAATCATACAGGACAGAACACCAGGCAGGATCAAATCACACCACCAGCTCCATACTATGATTTCGCATCATGCTGATATCTTCGCAACACCCATATACAAAAAGGAAGAACTGATGCAATTAGCTGAGGCGTATGACATTATTGTGCCGAGCAAGATCGTCAAGCAAGAGTTATCACGGCTCTTGAAAGAGAAGATTGATGAAGTTCACTGTATCCCTAATGCGTGGGTGTTTGATAGATTCAATGTGCAGCCAATGGACAAGGACAGCGAGACCTCTGGCCGGATAGTAATGAGACTACAGAGATCCTAG